The following are from one region of the Strix aluco isolate bStrAlu1 chromosome 30, bStrAlu1.hap1, whole genome shotgun sequence genome:
- the DEDD gene encoding death effector domain-containing protein produces the protein MAAFKRSRAQAWPEERGDREHGLYSLHRMFDIVGTHLTHRDVRVLSFLFVDVIDDYERGMIRSGRDFLLALERQGRCDETNFRQVLQLLRIITRHDLLPYVTLKRRRAVCPDLVDKYLEETSIRYVTPRAHSEAEHGLGHPHKSVPPHHPVVCCSSAGPQICTKRPGRGRTLLGSQRKRRKSATPDPKEKQTCDIRLRVRAEYCQHETALQGNVFSNKQDPLERQFERFNQANTILKSRDLGSIICDIKFSELTYLDAFWRDYINGSLLEALKGVFITDSLKQAVGHEAIKLLVNVDEEDYEVGRQKLLRNLMLQTAP, from the exons ATGGCCGCCTTCAAACGGAGCCGAGCGCAAGCGTGGCCGGAGGAACGGGGCGACCGGGAGCACGGGCTGTACAGCCTGCACCGCATGTTCGACATCGTGGGCACGCACCTGACCCACCGGGACGTGCGGGTGCTCTCCTTCCTCTTCGTGGACGTGATCGACGATTACGAGAGGGGGATGATCCGCAGCGGCCGGGACTTCTTGCTGGCGCTGGAGCGGCAGGGCCGCTGCGACGAGACCAACTTCCGGCAGGTGCTGCAATTGCTGCGGATCATCACGCGCCACGACCTGCTGCCCTACGTCACCCTCAAGAGGCGACGGGCCG TGTGTCCGGACCTGGTGGACAAGTACCTGGAGGAGACGTCCATCCGCTACGTGACGCCCCGAGCTCACAGCGAGGCGGAACACGGGCTCGGCCACCCCCATAAATCAG tGCCTCCCCACCACCCCGTGGTCTGCTGCTCCTCCGCGGGACCCCAGATCTGCACCAagcggccgggccgcggccgcaCCCTCCTCGGCAGCCAGCGCAAGAGGAGGAAGTCGGCGACGCCGGACCCCAAGGAGAAGCAGACCTGTG ACATCCGCCTGCGAGTCCGAGCCGAGTACTGCCAGCACGAGACGGCGCTGCAAGGCAACGTCTTCTCCAACAAGCAGGACCCCCTCGAGCGCCAGTTCGAGCGCTTCAACCAGGCCAACACCATCCTCAAGTCCCGGGACCTGGGCTCCATCATCTGTGACATAAAATTCTCAGAGCTCACCTACCTCGACGCGTTCTGGCGCGATTACATCAACGGCTCTTTGCTGGAAGCCCTCAAGGGCGTCTTCATCACGGACTCGCTCAAACAAGCCGTGGGCCACGAAGCCATCAAACTGCTGGTCAATGTGGACGAGGAGGATTACGAGGTCGGGCGCCAGAAACTCCTGAGGAACTTGATGCTGCAGACGGCGCCCTGA
- the TDRKH gene encoding LOW QUALITY PROTEIN: tudor and KH domain-containing protein (The sequence of the model RefSeq protein was modified relative to this genomic sequence to represent the inferred CDS: inserted 3 bases in 3 codons; deleted 1 base in 1 codon) has product MAARGCWNNLTTLQRAAVVLGIPAGAAVCYXLYRRYRESREERLTFVGDEELEIEMRVPRXAVKSIIGRKGATIKKLSQATGAHIDVEGEDEGEETTLLISGSPSQVCRAKAAIHQIVAESTPVSEQLCVPQRAVGRIIGRGGETVRGICRSSGAKVLCEREADAGLSPVRVIQLSGTQKEVAAAKKLILEKLVEDDAFRKELAQSAALRCPRKQPLGTXREQEPLPDGTPERGEEDGGSSWDEGSSLHPVPAELGDESEEPAAGPEATVPKFEVPSPDFSFHADEHLEVYVSAAENPNHFWIQIIGHRSLQLDKLAAEMRHYYQSRGCAAALAAVQAGDIVAAPYADSGDWYRARVLGTLENGNIDLYYVDFGDNGEAPREALRACGDDFLSLPFQALECGLAGVGPAGGGAWPVAALDAFDRLTHCAAWKPLVAKIASYGPAGPEVRLYAAHGGETLDVGAELVRLGHAVPRPREEEEEEEEGAAGDGPPRRPPGAVNRLFPAQEDVTCASLESLGSEPRRSPGETPLTLSCVRPLRRCQRRGQRRRDREELPVTPSAAAPSPAETPREGGGEDPPLRPPEPRTPRLGQRQRRACVPPPAF; this is encoded by the exons ATGGCGGCGCGCGGCTGCTGGAACAACCTGACGACGCTGCAGAGAGCCGCGGTGGTGCTGGGGATCCCGGCGGGCGCCGCCGTCTGCT ATCTGTACCGCAGGTACCGGGAGAGCCGAG AGGAGCGACTGACCTTCGTGGGAGATGAGGAGCTGGAAATCGAGATGCGAGTGCCCC GGGCTGTGAAATCCATCATCGGCCGGAAGGGAGCCACCATCAAAAAG CTGAGCCAGGCGACGGGGGCTCACATCGACGTGGAGGGAGAGGACGAGGGCGAGGAGACGACGCTGCTGATCTCGGGCTCCCCCAGCCAAGTCTGCCGGGCGAAAGCCGCCATCCACCAGATCGTGGCGGAGAGCACCCCGGTGTCGGAGCAGCTCTGCGTGCCCCAGAGAGCCGTCGGCAGGATTATCG GCCGGGGCGGCGAGACGGTGCGGGGCATCTGCCGCAGCTCGGGGGCCAAAGTGCTCTGCGAGCGCGAGGCCGACGCCGGCCTGTCCCCGGTCAGGGTCATCCAGCTCTCGGGGACGCAGAAGGAGGTGGCAGCCGCCAAG AAACTCATCCTGGAGAAGCTGGTGGAAGACGACGCTTTCCGGAAGGAGCTGGCGCAGTCGGCGGCGCTGCGGTGCCCACGCAAGCAGCCCCTGGGGA CGCGGGAGCAGGAGCCGCTCCCCGACGGGACGCCGGAGCGCGGGGAGGAGGACGGGGGCTCGTCCTGGGACGAAGGCTCCTCCCTGCACCCTGTTCCCGCGGAGCTGGGGGACGAGAGCgaggagccggcggcggggcccgagGCGACGGTGCCGAAATTTGAGG TTCCCAGCCCCGATTTCAGCTTCCACGCCGACGAACACCTGGAAGTTTACGTCTCGGCCGCGGAAAACCCGAATCACTTCTGGATCCAGATCATCGGCCACCGCAGCCTCCAGCTGGACAAGCTGGCGGCCGAGATGCGGCACTACTACCAGAGCCGCGGCTGCGCC gcagcgcTCGCCGCCGTCCAGGCCGGGGACATCGTGGCCGCGCCCTACGCCGACAGCGGCGACTGGTACCGCGCCCGCGTGCTGGGAACGCTGGAAAACGGCAACATCGACCTTTACTACGTGGATTTTGGGGACAACGGCGAGGCCCCCCGCGAGGCGCTGCGGGCCTGCGGTGA CGACTTCCTGAGCCTGCCCTTCCAGGCGCTGGAGTGCGGCCTGGCCGGCGTCGGGCCCGCGG GCGGGGGCGCCTGGCCCGTGGCGGCGCTGGACGCCTTCGACCGCCTCACGCACTGCGCGGCCTGG AAACCGCTGGTGGCCAAAATCGCCAGTTACGGGCCGGCGGGGCCCGAGGTGCGGCTCTACGCTGCGCACGGCGGCGAG ACCCTGGACGTCGGCGCGGAGCTGGTGCGGCTGGGCCATGCCGTGCCCCGGCCccgcgaggaggaggaggaggaggaggaaggggcggCGGGTGATGGGCCGCCGCGGCG CCCTCCCGGTGCCGTTAACCGGCTCTTCCCGGCACAGGAGGACGTCACCTGCGCCTCCCTCGAGAGCCTCGGGTCCGAGCCCCGGCGGAGCCCCGGCGAGACCCCCCTGACGCTGTCCTGCGTCAGGCCTCTCCG ACGCTGCCAGCGCCGAGGACAACGGCGGCGGGACCGAGAGGAGCTCCCGGTGACGCCGTCTGCAGCCGCACCGTCCCCAGCCGAGACGCCCCGGGAAG ggggaggggaggatCCCCCGCTCCGGCCGCCTGAACCCCGAACCCCGCGACTGGGACAGCGGCAGCGCCGGGCCTGCGTCCCCCCACCCGCGTTTTAA
- the LOC141916805 gene encoding uncharacterized protein LOC141916805 — MSWGAAGGGCVQVFLSELLTGGRAEGRDLAGRRLCSLLVCFRLRRNICSSRSKTPTGACEQHPRNPAAGGSRGRAEGAGGHRATRPQNQRPVGSFTGWHWYCSTKSSLDVAEERRGLRRRLEAQLGVRSVLFPLTTATAQTEDRSSSFFFHAFTLGLRSYRALPVATQPQLLVKAPPRFGPRGVEETGGIRSLSREPQPSSGFSVELP, encoded by the coding sequence ATGAgctggggggcggccggggggggtTGTGTTCAGGTTTTTCTCTCGGAGCTGCTTACAGGAGGCCGGGCCGAAGGCAGAGACCTCGCCGGGCGCCGCCTGTGCTCGCTTCTTGTCTGTTTTCGTTTGCGCAGGAATATTTGTAGCTCCCGCAGCAAAACCCCGACTGGAGCGTGTGAGCAGCACCCACGGaacccggcggcgggcgggagcagggggagagctgAGGGGGCCGGCGGCCACCGAGCCACCCGGCCACAAAACCAGCGGCCTGTGGGTTCGTTTACTGGTTGGCACTGGTACTGCAGCACCAAATCCAGTCTGGATGTGGCCGAGGAGCGCCGGGGACTTCGCCGTCGGCTCGAAGCGCAGCTTGGGGTGCGCTCGGTGCTTTTTCCGCTCACGACAGCGACCGCCCAGACTGAGGATCGCTCGTCATCGTTTTTTTTTCACGCTTTTACTCTGGGGTTGCGCAGTTACCGCGCGCTGCCCGTTGCGACGCAGCCGCAGCTCCTGGTAAAGGCCCCTCCACGGTTTGGCCCTCGCGGGGTTGAGGAGACCGGAGGAATCCGCTCCCTCTCCCGGGAGCCGCAGCCCAGCTCTGGCTTCTCCGTGGAGCTGCCGTGA
- the S100A10 gene encoding protein S100-A10: MPSQMEHAMETLMFTFHKYAGDKNHLSKEDLRALMEKEFPGFLENQRDPMALEKILRDLEQSRDGRVGFQGFFSLVAGLTIACNDYFVLHMKQKGRK, encoded by the exons atGCCGTCCCAGATGGAACACGCCATGGAGACCCTCATGTTCACCTTCCACAAGTACGCGGGGGACAAGAACCACCTCAGCAAGGAGGACCTGCGGGCCCTCATGGAGAAGGAGTTCCCCGGCTTCCTGGAg AACCAGCGGGACCCGATGGCGCTGGAGAAGATCCTGCGGGACCTGGAGCAGAGCCGCGACGGGCGCGTGGGCTTCCAGGGCTTCTTCTCGCTGGTGGCCGGGCTGACCATCGCCTGCAACGACTACTTCGTGCTGCACATGAAGCAGAAGGGCCGCAAGTGA
- the NIT1 gene encoding deaminated glutathione amidase isoform X1 codes for MLSAVPRPPLRRLLPAPACARRRPRSSGHPAPPPRPMAAPPGLKPLVAVGQVTSTPDKELNFAACAGLVREAARRGACLVFLPEGFDYIGSDTAQTLRLAEGLDGDLMGRYTALARECGVWLSLGGFHERGRDWPTTQRIYNCHVLLDPSGHLAATYRKTHLCDVELPGRAVMKESSFTNPGAEIVAPVDTPAGKLGLSICYDLRFPEISLALRRAGAEILTYPSAFTVPTGSAHWEVLLRARAIESQCYVVAAAQTGRNHERRTSYGHALVVDPWGAVVAQCREGPGLCYAEIDLDYLHRVRREIPVQGHRRPDLYGTVVAGRLAPPSNAERGQI; via the exons AT gctgaGCGCGGTGCCCCGGCCCCCCCTGCGCCGCCTGCTCCCAGCTCCCGCCTGCGCCCGCAGACGCCCGCGCAGCTCCGGGCACCCCGCGCCTCCGCCGCGCCCCATGGCGGCTCCCCCGGGGCTGAAGCCGCTGGTGGCCGTGGGCCAGGTCACCTCGACGCCCGACAAGGAGCTGAACTTCGCCGCCTGCGCGGGGCTGGTGCgggaggcggcgcggcgcggcgcctGCCTCGTCTTCCTCCCCGAGGGCTTCGACTACATCGGCTCCGACACGGCGCAGACCCTCCGCCTGGCCGAGGGACTGGACGGGGACCTCATGGGGCGCTACACGGCGCTGGCCAG GGAGTGCGGCGTGTGGCTGTCCCTGGGCGGCTTCCACGAGCGCGGTCGGGACTGGCCGACCACGCAGCGCATCTACAACTGCCACGTGCTGCTGGACCCCTCAG GTCACCTCGCGGCCACCTACAGAAAGACCCACCTGTGCGACGTGGAGCTGCCGGGACGCGCCGTCATGAAGGAGAGCAGCTTCACCAACCCCGGCGCCGAGATCGTGGCCCCCGTCGACACGCCGGCGGGGAAG CTCGGCCTCTCCATCTGCTACGACCTTCGCTTCCCCGAGATCTCGCTGGCGCTGCGGCGCGCCGGCGCCGAGATCCTCACCTACCCCTCGGCCTTCACCGTCCCCACGGGCTCGGCGCACTGGGAG gTGCTGCTGCGCGCCCGCGCCATCGAGAGCCAGTGCTACGTGGTGGCGGCCGCCCAGACCGGGAGGAACCACGAGCGCCGGACGTCCTACGGCCACGCGCTGGTGGTGGACCCCTGGGGCGCCGTGGTGGCCCAGTGCCGCGAGGGGCCGGGGCTCTGCTACGCCGAGATCGACCTCGACTACCTGCACCGCGTCCGCCGCGAGATCCCGGTGCAGGGCCACCGCCGGCCCGACCTCTACGGCACCGTGGTGGCCGGGAGGCTGGCGCCGCCGTCGAATGCGGAGCGGGGCCAGATCTGA
- the PFDN2 gene encoding prefoldin subunit 2, which yields MADSAKGRPAAVPGGKALTAEQVVARFNRLRQEQRGLASKAAELELELNEHSLVIETLRDVDPTRRCYRMVGGVLVERTVKEVLPALEGNREQISKIIETLNQQLQAKGRELNEFREKHNIRLVGEDDPKQPPKEGAEGAKGGSAGVLVS from the exons ATGGCGGATAGCGCGAAGGGGCGGCCGGCGGCCGTGCCCGGGGGGAAGGCGCTGACGGCGGAGCAG GTGGTGGCGCGGTTCAACCGGCTGCGGCAGGAGCAGCGCGGCCTCGCCTCGAAGGCggcggagctggagctggagctgaaCGAGCACAG cctGGTCATCGAGACGCTGCGGGACGTGGACCCCACGCGGCGCTGCTACCGCATGGTGGGCGGCGTCCTGGTGGAGCGGACGGTGAAGGAGGTGCTGCCGGCGCTGGAGGGCAACCGGGAGCAG ATCAGCAAAATCATCGAGACGCTGAACCAGCAGCTGCAGGCGAAGGGCCGGGAGCTGAACGAGTTCCGCGAGAAGCACAACATCCGCCTGGTGGGGGAGGACGACCCCAAGCAGCCCCCCAAGGAGGGCGCCGAGGGCGCCAAGGGCGGCTCTGCCGGCGTCCTGGTGTCCTAG
- the RORC gene encoding LOW QUALITY PROTEIN: nuclear receptor ROR-gamma (The sequence of the model RefSeq protein was modified relative to this genomic sequence to represent the inferred CDS: inserted 1 base in 1 codon; deleted 2 bases in 1 codon) — MSRDAVKFGRMSKKQRDRLQAEVQQQLEQRQRERAAEGAPPGSLALVGCRGHPLTPAGTPGCPSTRHGGTESRAGPAAEPEPGRLEGTERDPDGDGDGDGPDWCPHPDVGGLLESPTSSSVEIEHLTQNVLKSYRETCQPRAEDLQLRRWDTFSREEICAYQGQSMEEMWRRCAGRVTEAIQHVVEFAKRLRGFMELCQNDQIVLLKAGVLVRMCRAFNSDNRTVFFEGKYAGAELFRSLGCHELIGSIFDFAQSLCALHFSESEVALFSALVLVNANRPWLQNRXKVARLQGRLEVAFRLCRRTRREGLLARLPPAGRLRALCSQHVEQLQAFRRLHPGVLHAAFPPLYRELFASEAETPGSAR, encoded by the exons ATGTCCCGCGACG CCGTCAAGTTCGGCCGCATGTCCAAGAAGCAGCGGGACCGGCTGCAGGCCgaggtgcagcagcagctggagcagcggcAGCGGGAGCGGGCGGCCGAGGGGGCCCCCCCCGGCTCCCTGGCGCTGGTGGGGTGCCGGGGCCACCCGCTGACCCCCGCtggcaccccggggtgccccaGCACCCGCCACGGCGGGACGGAGAGCAGGGCTGGTCCCGCGGCAGAGCCAGAGCCGGGGCGGCTGGAGGGGACCGAGCGGGACCcggatggggacggggatggggacggcCCCGACTGGTGCCCCCACCCCGATGTCGGCGGCCTCCTGGAGTCACCCACATCCTCCAGCGTGGAGATCG AGCACCTCACCCAGAACGTCCTCAAGTCCTACCGCGAGACGTGCCAGCCCCGCGCCGAGGACCTGCAGCTGCGCCGCTGGGACACCTTCTCCCGCGAGGAGATCTGCGCCTACCAGGGGCAG TCGATGGAGGAGATGTGGCGGCGCTGCGCCGGGCGCGTCACCGAGGCCATCCAGCACGTGGTGGAGTTCGCCAAGCGCCTGCGCGGCTTCATGGAGCTCTGCCAGAACGACCAGATCGTGCTCCTCAAAGCGG GGGTGCTGGTGCGCATGTGCCGAGCCTTCAACTCCGACAACCGGACCGTCTTCTTCGAGGGCAAGTACGCGGGCGCCGAGCTCTTCCGCTCCCTGG GCTGCCACGAGCTCATCGGCTCCATCTTCGACTTCGCCCAGAGCCTCTGCGCTCTGCACTTCTCCGAGAGCGAGGTGGCCCTCTTCAGCGCCCTCGTCCTCGTCAACGCCA aCCGGCCGTGGCTGCAGAACA CCAAGGTGGCTCGGCTGCAGGGACGCCTGGAAGTCGCCTTCCGCCTCTGC CGCCGGACCCGCCGCGAGGGGCTGCTGGCCAGG CTGCCGCCGGCCGGGCGCCTGCGGGCGCTGTGCTCGCAGCACGTGGAGCAGCTCCAGGCCTTCCGCCGCctgcaccccggggtgctgcacGCCGCCTTCCCCCCGCTCTACCGCGAGCTCTTCGCCTCCGAGGCCGAGACCCCCGGCAGCGCCCGCtga
- the NIT1 gene encoding deaminated glutathione amidase isoform X2 codes for MAAPPGLKPLVAVGQVTSTPDKELNFAACAGLVREAARRGACLVFLPEGFDYIGSDTAQTLRLAEGLDGDLMGRYTALARECGVWLSLGGFHERGRDWPTTQRIYNCHVLLDPSGHLAATYRKTHLCDVELPGRAVMKESSFTNPGAEIVAPVDTPAGKLGLSICYDLRFPEISLALRRAGAEILTYPSAFTVPTGSAHWEVLLRARAIESQCYVVAAAQTGRNHERRTSYGHALVVDPWGAVVAQCREGPGLCYAEIDLDYLHRVRREIPVQGHRRPDLYGTVVAGRLAPPSNAERGQI; via the exons ATGGCGGCTCCCCCGGGGCTGAAGCCGCTGGTGGCCGTGGGCCAGGTCACCTCGACGCCCGACAAGGAGCTGAACTTCGCCGCCTGCGCGGGGCTGGTGCgggaggcggcgcggcgcggcgcctGCCTCGTCTTCCTCCCCGAGGGCTTCGACTACATCGGCTCCGACACGGCGCAGACCCTCCGCCTGGCCGAGGGACTGGACGGGGACCTCATGGGGCGCTACACGGCGCTGGCCAG GGAGTGCGGCGTGTGGCTGTCCCTGGGCGGCTTCCACGAGCGCGGTCGGGACTGGCCGACCACGCAGCGCATCTACAACTGCCACGTGCTGCTGGACCCCTCAG GTCACCTCGCGGCCACCTACAGAAAGACCCACCTGTGCGACGTGGAGCTGCCGGGACGCGCCGTCATGAAGGAGAGCAGCTTCACCAACCCCGGCGCCGAGATCGTGGCCCCCGTCGACACGCCGGCGGGGAAG CTCGGCCTCTCCATCTGCTACGACCTTCGCTTCCCCGAGATCTCGCTGGCGCTGCGGCGCGCCGGCGCCGAGATCCTCACCTACCCCTCGGCCTTCACCGTCCCCACGGGCTCGGCGCACTGGGAG gTGCTGCTGCGCGCCCGCGCCATCGAGAGCCAGTGCTACGTGGTGGCGGCCGCCCAGACCGGGAGGAACCACGAGCGCCGGACGTCCTACGGCCACGCGCTGGTGGTGGACCCCTGGGGCGCCGTGGTGGCCCAGTGCCGCGAGGGGCCGGGGCTCTGCTACGCCGAGATCGACCTCGACTACCTGCACCGCGTCCGCCGCGAGATCCCGGTGCAGGGCCACCGCCGGCCCGACCTCTACGGCACCGTGGTGGCCGGGAGGCTGGCGCCGCCGTCGAATGCGGAGCGGGGCCAGATCTGA